CGCAGGGCGAAAAACTGTGAAGTCAGAAGACATCGAGATTGCAACACGCAAAGTAGTAGGAAAATAGCTCCTCCCTCTCCCTTTTTTATTTCCAGGACATTAGAAAAGTTATTTATGTATTAAAAAGAAATCATGATAACACGATTGGGGAAAAACATTGCGTTCAGATTATATCTTATACATTATCGGTGCGATACTCTTTATGATGGCTAGTTATGCTCTATTCAATGTAGAGTCTTTAGAAGCTCCTATGGGCGGAAGATTGCTTTTTGGCGCAATTGTTTTTGTGTTAGCTCTTTTTGGGGTTACAGCTTTCATTTTTGGTTACAGCGCACGACCTAAGAAGCACAAATTGCCTTTCATCACTCCTTCTCCAACAGTTGAGTCCATTACAAAGTTAACACGGGTGAAAGGAATAGGCGAGAAAAGAGCTGAGCAACTGAAAGCGCTAGGAATTTCCACGGTTGCAGATTTGTCGGCAGCCTCTGCTGAAGAGTTGGCGGAACAACTCCAGATTTCATCCAAAATCACTAATCGATGGGTCAAAAACGCTAGGAATCTGCTGTTGGAAAAATAGTTTGATAAAATATCTATCTTGATTTTGCGCCTCTCTCAGATAATTGACGACTTGCTGTTCCACTCTTCCACATTTCCGAGTAGAATTTAGAATTGTTCATTAAAATTCTGGGATCTTGTGAAGAAGCATTCCTTCAACCGTGACAGGGTTCATAGTTAAAGCTAAGTTATATGCAGTGTTGAGTTTCGATGTTCGTTCGGCGTAGATTTCTAATAGAATGTCGTTTTTCTTTACCTTGTACCCTCTCTTCCAGCGCAGCGCTACCCCAGCCCCTTTTTCTCGGGGCGCCCCAGCCGCTCTGGCTATAGTGGTTATTGCGGTGTTGCTGACGTTTGTCACGAACCCATCACAAGGTGCTTTAAGTACCACGGTGTGGTGTCCAATGACAATGTCCTCAGGTCGAAGTCTTGGGTTACCTCCTTGAATCTCAATAATTTCTCGCATTTTTTTCAAAGCTTTTCCAGAAGCAAGAATTTCTTTAGCCAAATCCTTGCCTTGGCCAGGTTGAGCTTTGAACCCCATTTCTAGAAGCATACCTGCCAATGCTGTAGATTTTTCAACTATGCTTGCAGGTCCTTTTCCTTGCAACGCAATTAGTGCTTCTCGTGCTTCTAACGCCGGGCCTATCATGTGTCCGACGGGTTGTCCTCCATAAGTGATGCCACACTGAAGATGCATGTTAAAGCGTTCGCTTAGTTCGACAAAGCTTTTAGCAAGTTTTCGTGCTTCCTCCACTGTAGTAACTTTTGCTTCTGCTCCCACAGGAATGTCAACTACCACATGGTCTGCCCCAACTGAGAGTTTTTTGGAGATAATACTTGCCAACATTTGTCCAAGAGGGTCGATGTTTAACGCATGTTCAACGCGAATTAGCAAGTCATCAGCTGGTGCGATGCCAAGTTTTCCACCCCAAACAATTGCTCCAGTTGTCTTCGACGCGATTTCCTTCAGTTCAGTGGCGTCGAATTCAACATCGGCAAGTACTTCCATTGTATCAGCAGTTCCTGAGGCACTGGTTATGGCGCGACTGCTAGTTTTTGGAATAAGCAATCCAGCTGCTGCTACAATAGGAACAATTAATAATGTAACTTTGTTGCCTGGCACGCCTCCTATGCTGTGCTTGTCATAGCATGAACGGTCGAAGTCAATCACACTCCCTGTGTCAACCATGGCGCGGGTCAAGTATTCAATTTCGTTCATTGTTAAGCCATGAAACTCTTCGGCTAATACAAAAGCTGCAATCTGCACTTCGTCAAGTCTGTAATTGACTAGGTCGTGCATTATAGTATAATATTCTTCTTTGTTGAGAGGTTCGCCACCTATCTTCTTGTGAATAAACTTTATTGACTCTGGTGGTTCCGCTACAGAAACAGATATTCCCGCGCCATCTTTAACTTTGAACTCTTTATGAACATCTCTAAAAATCCCAATTTCTCCTTGTGTCAAATAAGATTTCGTTGTGTCAACGAAAGCCACAGTTTTTCGTTTTCCATAAATAATTTTCACCCAATCGTGAGCTAGAGTTCCAATTTCTTGGGCATCTTTTTCGTGAAGCAAGACCATCTGTTTGCCAATTTCCAAATCAATTATTTTTGCTTTAAGCTTCACTATCGCTTCCTCACAGCACGCTATTCAAATGAAATTTAGATAAGTGTTATGTATTTACCCCCACTTTTGGGGTGCCTTATCTCTTTTAAGTCTTCGTTAAGGCATTTTGTGCACTTCCTTCTAGGAATTGATTAACTGTAATGCTTTAATGAAGTCTTTGTTATTGATGCTTCTCTATTTCATGTTAAAATGACTTTATGACTCTACATTTTCCAAAAGCTTTTAATGCTATAGGGCTGTGCATTCCACAAGGAGATATTCTTATGAAAATTGTTGAATCCAAAATCGAAAAGGCGGTTTTTGCTAGATTCTTTGAAAATGAGGATTTGCTTGAGACTATTGCTTTGGCAGCTAAGCATAGTAATGTTAACTCCGGCTTCTTTTTCCTTATAGGCACATTAAAAAAGGCAGTTTTGGGTTACTACAAAAAAGGGAAATATATACCGATTGAAAAGACTGGTCCCTTGGAAATAGTGTCGTGTAC
This genomic window from Candidatus Bathyarchaeota archaeon contains:
- a CDS encoding DNA-binding protein, with protein sequence MKIVESKIEKAVFARFFENEDLLETIALAAKHSNVNSGFFFLIGTLKKAVLGYYKKGKYIPIEKTGPLEIVSCTGNISVKEKAELVVHGHIVISDIDANAFGGHVLPGCLVDATAELVLIAAESGSLTRELDPQRNLYLWAL
- a CDS encoding AMP phosphorylase, which produces MKLKAKIIDLEIGKQMVLLHEKDAQEIGTLAHDWVKIIYGKRKTVAFVDTTKSYLTQGEIGIFRDVHKEFKVKDGAGISVSVAEPPESIKFIHKKIGGEPLNKEEYYTIMHDLVNYRLDEVQIAAFVLAEEFHGLTMNEIEYLTRAMVDTGSVIDFDRSCYDKHSIGGVPGNKVTLLIVPIVAAAGLLIPKTSSRAITSASGTADTMEVLADVEFDATELKEIASKTTGAIVWGGKLGIAPADDLLIRVEHALNIDPLGQMLASIISKKLSVGADHVVVDIPVGAEAKVTTVEEARKLAKSFVELSERFNMHLQCGITYGGQPVGHMIGPALEAREALIALQGKGPASIVEKSTALAGMLLEMGFKAQPGQGKDLAKEILASGKALKKMREIIEIQGGNPRLRPEDIVIGHHTVVLKAPCDGFVTNVSNTAITTIARAAGAPREKGAGVALRWKRGYKVKKNDILLEIYAERTSKLNTAYNLALTMNPVTVEGMLLHKIPEF
- a CDS encoding DUF4332 domain-containing protein, which gives rise to MRSDYILYIIGAILFMMASYALFNVESLEAPMGGRLLFGAIVFVLALFGVTAFIFGYSARPKKHKLPFITPSPTVESITKLTRVKGIGEKRAEQLKALGISTVADLSAASAEELAEQLQISSKITNRWVKNARNLLLEK